In Zingiber officinale cultivar Zhangliang chromosome 1A, Zo_v1.1, whole genome shotgun sequence, a genomic segment contains:
- the LOC122021500 gene encoding ethylene-responsive transcription factor ERF011-like — protein MEGQDAAAARHVKERQYRGIRMRKWGKWVAEIREPNKRSRIWLGSYCTPVAAAKAYDTALFYLRGRAARLNFPEDISDDAVGVADMSATSIRKRAAEVGAKVDAMQLGASVEEGRRIRKGEKRRCKGTPDLNQEPEPEGGDDD, from the coding sequence ATGGAGGGACAGGATGCGGCGGCGGCGAGGCATGTCAAGGAGCGGCAGTACCGGGGGATTCGGATGAGGAAGTGGGGGAAGTGGGTTGCGGAGATCCGTGAGCCGAACAAGCGGTCGAGGATATGGCTGGGGAGCTACTGCACTCCGGTGGCAGCCGCGAAGGCCTACGACACCGCGCTGTTCTACCTCCGAGGCCGAGCCGCCCGCCTCAACTTCCCCGAGGACATCTCCGACGACGCCGTCGGCGTGGCCGACATGTCGGCTACGTCGATCCGTAAGAGGGCGGCGGAGGTGGGCGCGAAGGTGGACGCGATGCAGCTGGGCGCCTCCGTGGAGGAGGGGCGGAGGATTAGGAAAGGGGAAAAGCGGCGGTGTAAGGGTACTCCGGATCTGAATCAGGAGCCGGAGCCGGAGGGCGGCGACGACGACTAG